In Oreochromis aureus strain Israel breed Guangdong linkage group 22, ZZ_aureus, whole genome shotgun sequence, the genomic window TTGCTGATTTCTGGATCTTAGACTTATGatgtaaatatttttcttttttttattggacTATCtaatttaataattaattatattataataaCGTTTATTTctcctgatttatttttatggttaagttaataaaacaaacaaaacaaaacattaagtaTAAACTTTGTGAAAAGgctttatttagttttaaatgcACAGCATTTTATAAAGTCAAAGTAAAAACAGTTCACATCTATCAGAATCAATGCACCACAAAAAGGTCCTAAAGTGATGAGTGCAAGAGGAGCATTTCCTTTTCTATGatcattatatttttaaagcttTCCTACACTTGAGAATCGCCTtgcccattttttttcttctggtgacaataaacaaacacacacggtACAATTTAGATTTATATATTAGACATCTAATTAATGGAGAACATCATAAAACCGGACATGCTTTGCAGGTTGATAGGAGAACTGAAGAATGTAACAAAACACAttgcattttacttttcttaGAACATAAGTCACATTATCAAAATTCTGTAGGAATAATTAAAATTTTCCTTGGAAATCTGCAGCTTTTCCGAGGCTTCAGTGTCACTTTCTTTTTCCCAGCAGAGAAAGGGATAACATCTGAGTCGATGGAGTAAGGAGTCACCATGGAAACTTGGGGCTGCTTCAGGACACGAGCTGAGAAACCAATTACAAAACATCTGCCATGCTCCCAAAAGTGTAATAAAACcccttaataaaaaaataaaaaaaaacagtaacatAATGACTACTGTTAATGGTGAGAAAATGCTAAGTGGGAGAATTGGTCacaaacatttttcttcatcttcatcatcaaatCTGCCGCCATCATTAACATCAGTATCACTGCCATCGACGATAACAATCCCGAGATGTTTGAGACTAAAGGAGTAAAGTTTCTGTGTTTTAGCGACATGATTAACACCAGTAAATTAaccaaacaataacaataactgcTCCAGTCATGGACAATGAACTGAGGATAAGATATCATCAGCCTCTGTTCTCAGGTAACATAGCATGTGCATCATCTCTGTCGTCATATCCAGATGGTATCCCTCTAAGCAGATTTGGCTGATACTCACATGCTTGTATAATGATAATAAGCTGCTTGGAGACCTGCTCAGAGTAGATCAATAAGTGAAGACAGTCGACTATCAATGAAAGCCCTTTTCCTACCGCACTCtgtgctcttttttttgtttgtttgttttttaattcatcatttaaaaacaacaacaacacaaaatttAAACCCACCTGTGATTTGTTGAATTTTCATCAATTTGAGgatcttttttttctggtgGTCAGTCTCACCGTACCGTGTGCAGATTCTCGTGGTGTTCTGCTTTTGATACAGTGACGACGATTATTTTAGGTTTTGTTAACAATATCTTGACAACTTTACGATGGCGTCACAGATGAAATGAATATTAGTTCATTGTGCCCACAGTGGGTATTTTCAGGCCTAGCCCCCAGGATTACTAGCAAATTAGATTTGATCTTTATTGTGGAGTGCTAACGTGCTAAAGTCATGTTCTCTACTTGGTTGTCTGAGTGATTAGTGCTTGTAACTGGCTATAATTTCATAGACCAGTCATAGTCTGTATATTTAAAGTCCCCACTCTCACCCACACACTCCtgcatttcttttctctctctctgcctcctaACATGCCTTCCCCCTTTCTTCTTCCATTATCTTCAGCCAACAGTACCAGCATCCTGTTGGCCAGCAGCACTGGAGCCAGTTCTTTATGATTCCATTTATCCAGGCTTGGGACTGTCACTGGGAGTACACTAGCTTGTGTCCTGTTCATTGTTGGGTTGTTATTGGCTGGTGGACATTTTGAGCATTTTAATATCACAGTGGTCAGCTTGCTTAAATGAATGAACCTAATTGGCAACAGCCTTCAAAGCTAATGGCAAAAGTGAGTCATCTCCATAGATTCCACTGGTAAAATCCTAAACTTTAGAGCTTTAAAAAGCATGCTTAGAACAAACAGTTTGGATAGTTTTACCTtttataacaacagttatttgcTAGCAGATGTTCAAATAAATCATCCATTTGTAAACTAATGTTAAATTATGTTTTCCAACGACTTAAGTAAAATGAACGAACATGTGTAGATTgattccaaacggttctcatgtttcctcatttttccgatctTGTCATTTATGGACGTGTTGGGTGCCCGGAAGCGTAATATGTTGACaatttgtcacctagcgtaaaataTTACGCAGCTTGGATAGCTCAACAGAACGTCTTGAGCTATCCAAGCTGAGGTGATCATTTGGCACCACATCTTATTCACCAAAATCACTTCTGgctatgaaaaaacaaaatgacagtatcaaaacaaaacaaaacaaaatttaaaaaagccccacaaaaagcaaataaaataagaaactaAACAAACCCCTTATATTAAGGCTGTATCATTTGTGGATTGATGATGTCACAGCGCATATACGTCCTTCATTGCATTGGTAAAGCTACAAGAAAGACATGTCAGATCCTGTATCCCCATTAAAAAGCTGTTTGGTAAATGTTCTGAAACTGTTACAAATAGCACAAGCTAATATGGATAAACTATTCATCTCCCCTTTGAAGTCATACCAGTTGCTTATAAGCAAGGATTACAAATCAGATACTTTATTAAGATTTCACAAATGATAAtgacaaaaatatttaattaaacctctgtgttattttgattttattttgattgtttCTGTTACATTGTAACATGAGTTATCTTCTGTGAATGGACAGTTCATAAATGtataaagaaaaaaggaataaaGAATCAATAAAAGACTTAAAAAGTCTCAGAGCAGCATAATTAATTTCCATGCTATCTGTCCCTGAAAATCCCCAAATCCATTTATTTTTGCTTGAAGTGAGCTTTTAGGGGAGATAATAAATGCcatatttacaaataaattacttatgtatgcatgtatataATCTATTTCCTCTCATATAGCATATTCCATGTGCCAGCATgtgttatttttggattttccTGGTTTAATCAAGTGGTACTGAATGCTTCCGGATGTGGCTTGTTAACGTGAATTCTTAAAGCAGTCACCTGGTTTCTTTTTAGTTCTGGTTCACTGGCTATATGCCGCTGAAAAGTGAAAAGGTATTGGTGCGTACAGTATAGTGACGTTTCTGGGGAAGGCAGGCAGGTGGGGAGGGGGTCAGCCTGCAAATACATGAGCTCAGTCCTGTCTTTAGAGGAAATCTATCTTCAGCTTGAGCCTCATAGAGGTTATCCATCCTTCgtaaaaacatgtaacttttCTTCACTGGCGGAAAATCATGGAGCTACAGGTGGAAAACCAAAGTCAGCCTTTCACCACCAACACCATGAGGCTGCCAGCTAAAATCATCCTGGGAATGGGAGTAGATAACTTCATTTCTCTTCTAATATTTGGACTCATTTTCATTCTTGGTGTGCTTGGGAACACACTGGTCATAACTGTGCTGGCGCGCAGTAAACCCGGACAACCGAGGAGCACGACCAACATATTCATCCTCAACCTGAGCGTGGCTGACCTGTCCTACCTCCTCTTCTGTGTCCCTTTCCAGTCCACCATCTACATGCTACCTACGTGGGTGCTCGGAGCGTTCATTTGCAAGTTTATCCACTATTTCTTCACCGTTTCTATGCTGGTCAGTATTTTCACTCTGTCAGCGATGTCCGTGGACCGTTACGTGGCCATCGTCCACGCCAGGAAATCCTCTTCGATCCGGGTGGAGAGGCATGCCATGCTCGGAGTGGTGCTGATCTGGACCCTGTCCGTGGTCATGGCAGCTCCCGTAGCGCACTACCAGAGCATCGTGGAGAGGGAGAACAACAACACCTTCTGCTGGGAGGTCTGGCCGGAACACCAGAGGAAAGTCTACGTGATGTGCACCTTTGTGGTCGGATACCTTCTGCCTCTCACTTTGATATCTGTCTGCTATGCAAAGGTGAGGGCGCACGAACCAGAGTCAATATGTGCCCATGAATATACCGTGTTAACAACGAAATTTCAAAGTGTTGAACAAATTAATGCGTTAACTTGTTATTCAGATCGCATTTCTCTCTTTTATAGTGTAAAAAatacttatttttatttttatcaacaATGGATGGATTTGTAAAAAAGGTTTAAGTGGGGCTTGAAACATCTGCccagatgtctttctgaaaataaataaaagtgaaataattTGGCAGCTCCTTGAAAACATTCACATGtgagttttgtgttttcaggTTTTAAATCATCTGCACAAAAAGCTCAAGAATGTCTCAAAAAAATCCGAGCTCTCCAAAAAGAAGGTTGGTGGAAGCAATTTTCCTCTGCCTCTGATTTCTCACTAAATTAGGAGTCGTGATTAAACAGTTCCCTGGCTGAGAGGTTAATGTGCTCattaggtacagagaaaaatgcCTGCACTCCTGAACTCCATTTACAGCAGTTATAAGTCAGCATAAAAATCTAGACTAAATTGCCCATTGGGGTTCTGGAGATGCTGTGAAGTGTCATTTTATTGCATTTGGCTCAAAACTCTGCACTGAGCTATCCACTAACGATTCTCTTCCAATAATTTATACAACCTTGCTTCCAAAAAAAGTAAaggtataaaatgtaaataaagcaATGTGCAAATTTTCTGCATTTATTCAGAAATTTTTATAGGCAGTCTTAGATCTTTTGGTCTTTAGATGACACTGCAGTAAAAAACTGACATTCAATTAGATATTCAATTTACTGCATTGGCTCAGCAACACTTTTGGTGAAACAAACATTTGTGGAGGACTGAAACTACAAACCAATTCagcaataaaatgtaaaatttaaaaaaaaaatgattgaataaagatataaaagaaaaaataaagaaaaaactagGAGTCTCGATATGTCTCACAGCTGATAGATTAGTCAGTGCCTGTGTTTAGTTTCATATTATATCTGCTGCATTTAATGGGTGGCTCCATAGTGGTCACCACATTCACCTAACATGCAAAAGATCCTTAATTTGATACTGTTAGGAGGCGCAAACCCGTGCATGGGTTTCATCAGGAAGAgaatcaaacatgtggatccATCTGCTGTAATGACCAGAATAGGGGAGCAGGTGAAAGACGCGTTGCTGTCTGATGCATTTAAAGACATATTTTTATTaagttatttctttatttatgtttgaTTTTGGCAGCCATGGTCCTCCATAGAGACTCTCTGGGTCATGTGCTTTTAATGTGCAGTGAGGCAAACTAGGAAACTCTCTTGTGGTTTGACcaatcaaaatttaaaatagttTTCGGAAGTCATCCACGAGGAGAGAGACCAAACAGCTTTTCAGAGCTCAAAGACAGCATTCCTGATAGTTCACATGGAGTGGATAACATCTATGAAGGCACCATTATTGCTAAATGATACACAACGCTAGGACAACAGCTTCCATCCTGAAGCCTTATTTCAGCGGAAAAATGCCAAACTGTGTTTTGGGAATATTGAAACAGAATCGCTTCTTAGTATAAGAGTTAGGGGTTTAAAGTGCCTGCAGTAAAGACCTGACAGTAAAGCAAATAAACTCTACAGAGTGTTGTTAGAA contains:
- the galr1a gene encoding galanin receptor type 1 yields the protein MELQVENQSQPFTTNTMRLPAKIILGMGVDNFISLLIFGLIFILGVLGNTLVITVLARSKPGQPRSTTNIFILNLSVADLSYLLFCVPFQSTIYMLPTWVLGAFICKFIHYFFTVSMLVSIFTLSAMSVDRYVAIVHARKSSSIRVERHAMLGVVLIWTLSVVMAAPVAHYQSIVERENNNTFCWEVWPEHQRKVYVMCTFVVGYLLPLTLISVCYAKVLNHLHKKLKNVSKKSELSKKKTAQTVLVVVVVFCLSWLPHHIVHLWVEFGSFPLNQASFVFRMVAHCLAYSNSSVNPIIYAFLSENFRNSYKQVFWCRAPSECPLNENRDPRSRMETAPSTNVSVSYKGHDSQISKML